A window of Polaribacter litorisediminis contains these coding sequences:
- a CDS encoding sodium-dependent bicarbonate transport family permease, whose product MSVDVLISNLTNPVLLFFVLGIIASLVKSDLKIPESSSKFISLYLLFAIGFKGGQELSHSEFNAEIIYSILFAIGLSVVVPLYTFYILKRKIGTPNAGAIAAAYGSVSAVTFVTAVSFLENQGVPFGGHMVAIMAIMESPAIIVGVILIMLNDNTKKEKKSIGGILKHSFTSGSVLMLIGSLMIGLIADASQARGIEPFTTDIFKGFLSLFLLEMGMVTASRIKGFKKHGMFLFFFGIMVPLFNGMVVAYVSGFLTESEGNRLLFAILAAGASYIAVPATMKLAEPRADAGIYIPMALGITFPFNITIGMPIYYAVVQLF is encoded by the coding sequence ATGAGTGTAGATGTTTTAATCAGTAATTTAACAAATCCAGTATTATTATTTTTTGTTCTAGGGATTATTGCTTCGCTAGTAAAAAGTGATTTAAAAATTCCTGAATCATCCTCAAAGTTTATTTCTTTATATTTATTATTCGCAATCGGTTTTAAGGGAGGACAAGAATTATCGCATAGCGAATTTAATGCGGAAATTATTTATTCTATTTTATTTGCAATTGGTTTATCAGTGGTTGTTCCTTTGTATACATTTTACATTTTAAAAAGGAAAATAGGAACACCAAATGCTGGTGCAATAGCCGCAGCATATGGCTCGGTAAGTGCCGTTACTTTTGTAACAGCAGTGTCTTTTCTAGAAAATCAAGGGGTTCCTTTTGGGGGGCATATGGTGGCTATTATGGCAATTATGGAATCTCCAGCAATTATTGTTGGGGTTATTTTAATTATGTTGAATGACAATACCAAAAAGGAGAAAAAATCTATTGGAGGTATTTTAAAACATTCATTTACAAGTGGAAGTGTCTTAATGCTAATTGGTAGTTTAATGATCGGTTTAATTGCCGATGCATCTCAAGCAAGAGGAATTGAACCTTTTACTACCGATATTTTTAAAGGTTTTTTGTCTTTATTTTTATTAGAGATGGGTATGGTTACTGCCAGCAGAATAAAAGGCTTTAAAAAACATGGAATGTTTTTATTTTTCTTCGGAATTATGGTGCCACTTTTTAACGGTATGGTGGTCGCTTATGTAAGCGGATTTTTAACAGAAAGTGAAGGAAACAGATTGTTATTTGCAATTTTAGCAGCAGGTGCTTCTTACATCGCTGTTCCGGCAACAATGAAATTAGCAGAACCCAGGGCAGATGCAGGTATCTATATACCCATGGCTTTAGGAATTACATTTCCTTTTAATATTACAATCGGTATGCCTATTTACTATGCGGTTGTTCAATTATTTTAA
- a CDS encoding SulP family inorganic anion transporter → MKKLFSNIKGDAFGGITAGIVALPLALAFGVSSGLGPTAGLYGAIFISFFAALFGGTATQISGPTAPMTAVSMVVIAGIIATNDGDVSKALPAILTVFLLAGFFQIGLGLIGLGKYIRYIPYPVVSGFMTAIGVIILLTQVLPSLGYYPKEDVEFVSNFKAEAEEVILENILKEEAGEGILVLEDFRETISRAEKITTEDIERESRILASKNASGTIGAIRVLPRALQNINWLELILALGTVFIIYGFKKITTSIPSTLVALIVMSGIAVGFGLDYKAIQEIPGGIPIPKWEIITDFSFSSITPYIFTALTLALLGAIDSLLTSVVADNMTKTKHKPNKELVGQGIGNSIAAIFGGIPGAGATIRTVVNINAGGKTKLSGMIAGIMLLLIMLLLGPVASKIPAAVLAGILITVGIGVMDYKGLKAIPHLPKDIKLGFLKISSEVLIMLMVLLLSTFWDLIYAVGIGLVIASLMFMKKIGDLTAKRSLVKVLDEESWPDEKGFTKNLKEKVFIKHIKGPLFFGSTSDFQQLSRQIPTTASIVIIRLTRMHYMDQSGLYAMEDTLLELKKKNIEVLFVHLQEQPRYMMERIDIIPNIIPNKHIFSSFSTCVNWAKQTINDRD, encoded by the coding sequence ATGAAAAAACTTTTTTCGAATATAAAAGGAGATGCTTTTGGCGGAATTACTGCGGGTATTGTTGCACTACCCTTAGCATTGGCTTTTGGAGTTTCTTCTGGCTTAGGACCTACAGCCGGTTTGTATGGCGCAATTTTTATAAGTTTCTTTGCGGCGCTTTTTGGAGGGACAGCTACTCAAATTTCAGGACCAACTGCACCTATGACTGCGGTAAGTATGGTCGTTATTGCGGGTATAATTGCCACCAATGATGGTGATGTTTCTAAAGCGCTACCTGCTATTTTAACCGTTTTTTTACTAGCAGGTTTTTTTCAAATTGGTTTGGGTTTAATCGGTTTAGGAAAATACATAAGATACATTCCATATCCAGTAGTTTCTGGTTTTATGACGGCTATTGGCGTTATTATTTTGTTAACTCAAGTATTGCCTTCTTTAGGCTATTACCCAAAGGAAGACGTAGAATTCGTATCAAATTTTAAAGCGGAAGCTGAAGAAGTAATTTTAGAAAATATACTAAAAGAGGAAGCAGGTGAAGGCATTTTGGTGTTAGAAGATTTTAGAGAAACGATTTCTAGAGCAGAAAAAATTACGACAGAAGATATTGAAAGAGAATCAAGAATACTAGCATCAAAAAATGCTTCCGGCACTATTGGAGCCATTAGAGTTTTACCCAGAGCATTGCAAAATATTAATTGGTTAGAACTAATACTAGCATTGGGTACTGTTTTTATAATTTATGGTTTTAAAAAAATTACTACTTCAATTCCAAGTACTTTAGTCGCATTAATCGTAATGTCTGGCATTGCTGTAGGCTTTGGACTCGATTATAAAGCAATTCAAGAAATTCCTGGAGGAATTCCCATTCCTAAATGGGAAATCATAACAGATTTTAGTTTTTCTAGCATCACCCCTTATATTTTTACTGCACTCACTTTAGCGCTTTTAGGAGCCATTGATTCACTATTAACAAGTGTAGTTGCAGATAATATGACAAAAACAAAACATAAGCCTAATAAAGAATTGGTAGGGCAAGGAATAGGAAACAGTATTGCGGCAATTTTTGGCGGTATTCCGGGCGCTGGGGCAACCATTAGAACTGTGGTAAATATTAATGCTGGAGGAAAAACCAAACTTTCAGGAATGATTGCGGGTATCATGCTTTTATTAATTATGTTGTTATTAGGACCTGTAGCCTCTAAAATCCCAGCAGCTGTTTTAGCAGGAATCTTAATAACCGTAGGAATTGGTGTGATGGATTATAAAGGTTTAAAAGCAATTCCTCATTTACCAAAAGACATAAAACTTGGCTTTTTAAAAATAAGTTCAGAAGTGTTAATCATGCTTATGGTGCTATTACTTTCTACTTTTTGGGATTTAATCTATGCCGTAGGTATTGGTTTAGTCATAGCATCTTTAATGTTTATGAAAAAGATTGGAGATTTAACAGCAAAAAGAAGTTTAGTAAAAGTATTAGATGAAGAATCTTGGCCTGATGAAAAAGGCTTTACAAAAAACTTAAAAGAAAAAGTTTTTATAAAACATATCAAAGGCCCTTTATTTTTTGGTTCTACAAGTGATTTTCAGCAACTATCCAGACAAATACCGACCACTGCAAGTATTGTTATTATCCGATTAACAAGAATGCATTATATGGATCAATCTGGTTTGTATGCCATGGAGGATACTCTTTTAGAGTTAAAGAAAAAAAATATTGAAGTATTATTTGTTCATCTACAAGAGCAACCTAGATATATGATGGAAAGAATTGATATTATTCCAAACATTATTCCTAATAAACACATTTTTAGTTCGTTTAGTACTTGTGTAAATTGGGCAAAACAAACAATAAATGACCGTGATTAA
- a CDS encoding CotH kinase family protein — protein MKYFLFSFFCLFGIFQVSAQKISINEVVASNSVYLDEDGDTPDWIELHNYGSQTTSLDGWSLSDDQDNLKKWSFPDITLPPNQYMLLWASSKNRASQTIYKTLINQGDLFKYSIPTSEPSSNWKSLDFNDANWLEGPSGFGYADGDDATILPNGTVSVYLRKKIIVQNTENISSLILDIDYDDAFVAYLNGFEIARANINGVPPLYNSNAITFSEAQMYSGGTPKRFIISDFKSILREGENILTIQAHNTDVNSSDFTIIPFLSASFVAPTNNGVSPPEILNLKTTHLHTNFKISSTAETLFLTDKFGAIIDEITIEKLPPNTSTGISIKSGNIVFYEHTTPSYENSIHEYLGTINNDVIFSQQGGFVENPFSLVLSGSSSPAIIRYELGGKIPDENSPMYTNPIPINENLNVRAQIFLENYLPSKVFTKSYILRANHALDVVFLSTNPDNFFDETNGIYAFGPAGTYETEEPYFGANFWEDWERPIHFSFFEQATSHVIDFDGGVKIFGGWSRGQNEQRSLSLFARGQYGDSEFKHSYFKHLNYAEFQSLVLRNSGQDWLKSSMKDIMLTSLMRDSDLDFQEHNSVATYLNGTYWGMYHLREKINEHMLASKHNLNADDITLLTNNAEEIEGSNASYQELMQYVRNTDLSTDSNFEYIEQQIDIKEYALYQATNIFINNTDWPGNNVKFWKHPNGKWRWIMYDTDFGFGPFWNTQNYWEDTLSFALEANGPAWPNPSWSTLLFRKLITNIGFRNRFINLYADELNTRFLSSNINEHIDQIYKTIEPELQAHYSRWGANSSEATYYIDEMKIFAENRSSFAKDHIKSKFNLPDYHAITIKNNDLTQGFVTVNDHLQIQNSSWTGDYFETVPIQLTAIPKLGYEFSHWSGDISSTNNPLNLNVSKALELVPNFKPSDAVETIVINEINYKSSDDFNANDWVELYNPNSYSLDVSNWSLKDDNDTHVFNFPAGTIITPKGYLVLVRDTNDFTAVFPEITNYVGNLGFGLGTSDAVRLFNENNILQDQVIYFSNAPWSSCANGTGNTLELMTPNLDNSLPENWKCLNLNGSPNAINSHTLALNKENFNHIYMYPNPAKNILYVAGIASNFEVEIYSAIGQKVYKSENTNRIHINQLSEGVYFIKIMQGQKSKSLKFIKQ, from the coding sequence ATGAAATATTTTCTTTTTAGTTTTTTCTGTTTATTCGGTATTTTCCAAGTTTCAGCTCAGAAAATCAGCATTAATGAAGTTGTTGCTTCCAACTCCGTATATTTAGATGAGGATGGAGATACACCCGATTGGATAGAACTGCATAATTATGGTTCCCAAACCACTTCTTTAGACGGCTGGTCATTATCTGATGACCAAGATAATTTAAAAAAATGGTCGTTTCCTGATATTACTTTACCACCAAACCAGTATATGCTTTTATGGGCTTCTTCAAAGAACCGTGCTTCTCAAACAATTTATAAAACCTTAATCAATCAAGGGGATTTATTTAAATATAGCATACCAACTTCTGAACCTAGTTCTAATTGGAAGTCTTTAGATTTTAACGATGCAAATTGGCTTGAAGGTCCTTCTGGCTTTGGTTACGCAGACGGAGATGATGCGACCATATTACCCAACGGTACCGTTTCTGTCTATTTGAGAAAAAAAATTATCGTTCAAAATACAGAGAATATCTCATCATTAATTTTAGATATTGATTATGATGACGCTTTTGTTGCGTACCTGAATGGCTTTGAAATTGCTAGAGCCAATATAAATGGAGTCCCTCCTCTTTATAACTCCAATGCTATAACGTTCTCAGAAGCTCAAATGTACTCCGGAGGAACGCCAAAAAGGTTTATAATATCCGATTTTAAATCAATTTTAAGAGAAGGAGAAAATATCCTAACAATTCAGGCTCATAATACAGATGTCAATTCTTCTGATTTTACAATAATTCCATTTTTGTCCGCTTCTTTTGTTGCGCCAACCAACAATGGAGTTTCTCCTCCTGAAATTTTAAATCTAAAAACAACGCACCTACACACGAACTTTAAGATTTCATCAACAGCAGAAACACTATTTTTAACAGATAAATTTGGTGCGATCATCGATGAAATTACAATAGAAAAACTTCCTCCAAACACCAGTACAGGTATTTCTATCAAATCGGGAAATATTGTTTTTTACGAGCACACTACTCCTAGTTATGAAAATTCTATTCATGAGTATTTAGGAACTATAAACAACGACGTAATTTTCTCTCAGCAAGGAGGTTTTGTAGAAAACCCTTTTAGTTTAGTTCTTTCTGGCAGTTCTTCCCCAGCAATAATTCGGTATGAACTTGGTGGAAAAATCCCCGATGAAAATTCCCCAATGTATACAAACCCCATCCCAATTAATGAAAACTTGAACGTTAGGGCTCAAATTTTTTTAGAAAATTATTTGCCTTCTAAAGTTTTTACAAAATCATATATACTAAGAGCAAACCATGCACTAGATGTTGTTTTTTTAAGTACCAACCCAGATAATTTTTTTGATGAAACCAATGGCATTTATGCTTTTGGACCTGCGGGCACTTATGAGACGGAAGAACCTTATTTTGGAGCTAATTTTTGGGAAGATTGGGAAAGACCTATACACTTTTCTTTTTTTGAACAAGCAACTAGCCATGTGATTGATTTTGATGGCGGTGTTAAAATTTTTGGAGGATGGAGTCGTGGTCAAAATGAACAAAGGTCACTCTCCTTGTTTGCTAGAGGCCAATATGGTGATTCAGAATTTAAGCACTCCTATTTTAAACATTTAAATTATGCTGAATTTCAGTCTTTGGTGTTGCGGAATTCTGGGCAAGATTGGTTAAAGTCATCGATGAAAGACATCATGCTTACTAGTTTAATGAGAGACTCTGATCTAGATTTTCAAGAACACAATTCAGTGGCAACCTATCTCAACGGAACATATTGGGGTATGTATCATCTTCGTGAAAAAATTAATGAACATATGTTGGCTTCAAAACACAATTTGAATGCCGATGACATTACTCTTTTAACCAACAATGCTGAAGAAATTGAGGGGTCTAATGCGTCTTACCAAGAGCTAATGCAATATGTAAGGAATACAGATTTATCTACAGATTCGAATTTCGAGTATATTGAACAACAAATTGACATCAAAGAATATGCCTTGTACCAAGCGACCAATATTTTTATAAATAACACGGATTGGCCAGGCAATAATGTTAAATTTTGGAAACATCCTAATGGCAAATGGCGATGGATTATGTATGATACTGATTTTGGCTTTGGCCCTTTTTGGAACACCCAAAATTACTGGGAAGACACCTTGAGTTTTGCCTTAGAGGCCAATGGTCCTGCTTGGCCGAACCCTAGCTGGTCTACTTTGCTTTTTAGAAAATTGATCACAAACATTGGTTTTAGAAATCGATTTATTAATTTGTATGCTGATGAACTCAATACGCGTTTTCTATCCAGCAATATCAATGAACATATCGATCAAATTTATAAAACTATTGAGCCAGAATTGCAAGCCCATTATAGTCGTTGGGGTGCAAACTCATCCGAAGCAACCTATTATATAGATGAAATGAAAATTTTTGCAGAAAATAGATCCTCTTTTGCAAAAGATCACATAAAATCGAAATTTAACCTACCTGATTATCATGCAATCACCATTAAAAATAATGACTTAACCCAAGGATTTGTGACCGTAAATGATCATTTACAGATTCAAAATTCTTCTTGGACTGGTGATTATTTTGAAACTGTTCCTATCCAATTAACAGCAATTCCTAAACTAGGTTATGAGTTTTCTCATTGGAGTGGTGACATTTCTTCTACAAATAACCCCCTTAATTTAAATGTATCCAAAGCTCTCGAATTGGTTCCGAATTTTAAACCGTCTGACGCTGTAGAAACAATTGTCATCAATGAAATTAACTATAAATCTAGCGATGATTTTAATGCAAATGATTGGGTAGAACTTTACAATCCTAATTCCTACTCTTTGGATGTATCGAATTGGAGCTTGAAAGATGATAATGACACACATGTATTCAACTTTCCTGCAGGAACCATCATAACCCCAAAAGGATATTTAGTTTTAGTAAGAGACACGAATGACTTTACTGCTGTATTTCCCGAAATAACAAATTATGTTGGTAATTTAGGTTTTGGTTTGGGCACTTCTGATGCTGTTAGATTGTTTAACGAAAATAACATTTTACAAGATCAAGTAATTTATTTTTCAAACGCACCTTGGTCAAGTTGTGCAAATGGAACCGGAAATACCTTAGAACTAATGACTCCAAATTTAGATAATAGTTTACCAGAAAACTGGAAATGCCTAAACCTCAACGGAAGTCCGAACGCAATAAATAGCCATACGCTTGCTCTAAACAAAGAAAATTTCAATCATATTTATATGTATCCAAATCCTGCTAAAAATATACTTTATGTAGCAGGAATCGCCAGTAATTTCGAGGTTGAAATATACAGTGCAATAGGTCAAAAAGTTTATAAATCTGAAAATACCAATCGAATACATATCAATCAACTTTCAGAAGGCGTTTATTTTATTAAAATAATGCAAGGTCAAAAAAGTAAATCATTAAAATTTATAAAACAGTGA
- a CDS encoding CvpA family protein: MNVFDIVIIVLLILAFVRGIIKGLFSEIASLIAVVAGVFVAIHYSNYIEFYIVNSTFIDWSDQTNRIVAFSITFLAVVLLIIFIGKLLTKIADITALGMINKFLGGVFGVLKIALILSIIFIFFGRVNSTIPFITKETLDESMLFYPIKSIAPQLFPTIIKEDKNGKTIIELPR; the protein is encoded by the coding sequence ATGAATGTTTTTGATATTGTTATCATAGTACTACTTATTTTGGCATTTGTAAGAGGAATTATAAAAGGTCTTTTTTCTGAAATAGCCTCTTTAATAGCGGTAGTAGCAGGTGTTTTTGTTGCTATTCATTATTCTAATTACATAGAGTTTTATATAGTGAATTCTACTTTTATAGATTGGTCAGATCAAACGAATAGAATTGTAGCTTTTTCAATTACGTTTTTAGCGGTGGTTCTCTTAATTATTTTTATTGGAAAATTATTGACTAAGATTGCAGATATTACCGCTTTAGGAATGATTAATAAATTTTTAGGAGGCGTGTTTGGCGTTTTAAAAATTGCCTTAATTTTAAGTATTATTTTTATCTTTTTTGGTCGAGTAAACAGTACCATACCCTTTATTACAAAAGAAACTTTGGATGAATCTATGTTATTTTATCCTATAAAAAGTATCGCTCCACAATTGTTTCCAACCATTATAAAAGAAGATAAAAACGGAAAAACAATTATAGAATTACCTAGATAA
- a CDS encoding tetratricopeptide repeat protein, which produces MKKILFLLLIIANAVVAQNTTELFTDANDLYKNEKIEEAIELYKKIETQGFVSSELYYNLGNCYYKLNKVGPSIYYYEKALQLNPLNEDVKNNLVFAKRLALDNIEELPKTVFQKLNKNWLQKLSYNQWAIVVVVFSFLGSLLFLLFYFADSPSKKRFYFVTSTVSFLLLIFSFFITYNQYNFTKKNKVAIVFAEKTAVRNAPTLNSEEVFTLHEGTKVIVLDRVDDWKKIKLADGKLGWIIADEIKEL; this is translated from the coding sequence ATGAAAAAAATCCTTTTTTTATTGTTGATCATTGCAAACGCTGTCGTTGCACAAAATACAACTGAACTGTTTACAGATGCCAACGATTTATATAAAAACGAAAAAATTGAAGAGGCTATTGAACTGTATAAGAAAATAGAAACGCAAGGATTCGTTTCTTCTGAACTCTACTATAATCTAGGAAATTGTTATTATAAATTAAATAAAGTGGGGCCTTCTATTTATTATTATGAAAAGGCTTTACAACTAAATCCTTTAAACGAAGATGTAAAAAATAATTTAGTTTTTGCAAAACGTTTAGCTTTAGATAATATAGAAGAATTACCAAAAACAGTATTTCAGAAATTGAATAAAAATTGGTTACAAAAACTCTCTTATAATCAATGGGCAATTGTGGTCGTGGTCTTTTCTTTTTTAGGTAGCTTGCTGTTTTTACTCTTTTATTTTGCTGATTCTCCATCAAAAAAACGTTTTTACTTTGTCACTAGCACTGTAAGCTTCTTACTATTGATCTTCTCATTCTTTATTACTTACAATCAATATAATTTCACTAAAAAAAATAAAGTAGCCATCGTTTTTGCAGAAAAAACAGCAGTAAGAAATGCACCAACTCTAAACTCTGAAGAAGTATTTACTTTACATGAAGGCACAAAAGTTATCGTTTTAGATCGGGTAGACGACTGGAAAAAGATTAAACTAGCCGATGGCAAATTAGGCTGGATTATTGCTGATGAGATCAAAGAACTTTAA
- a CDS encoding SDR family oxidoreductase: MSFSNQIIWITGASSGIGKALAIELSNQNAKLILSSRKKEDLELVKQQCRHPEFVKIITLDLEEYSNLQPIADKAIAAFGKIDVLVNNGGVSQRSLAKDTAIVVDKRIMDINYLGTVALTKAILPHFIKNKKGHFVVTTSIVGKIGTPLRSSYAASKHALHGFFDSLRAEHFQDHIAVTLVCPGFVNTNVSKNALTGDGTPQQKLDVATENGIQPERFAKLMARAMKNKKEEVYIAGAKEKLGVYAKRFYPKLVSILIRKLSVT, translated from the coding sequence ATGAGTTTTTCTAATCAAATAATTTGGATTACAGGTGCTTCTTCTGGAATCGGAAAAGCATTGGCGATTGAATTATCGAACCAAAATGCAAAATTGATTCTATCATCAAGAAAAAAGGAAGATTTAGAGTTGGTAAAGCAGCAATGCAGGCATCCTGAATTTGTGAAAATTATTACGTTAGATTTAGAAGAGTATTCCAATTTACAACCTATTGCAGATAAAGCCATAGCTGCTTTTGGCAAGATTGATGTTTTAGTAAATAATGGAGGCGTTAGTCAGCGCTCACTCGCAAAAGATACTGCTATTGTTGTTGACAAACGGATTATGGATATTAATTATTTAGGAACCGTGGCTTTAACAAAAGCTATCTTGCCACATTTTATCAAAAATAAAAAGGGTCATTTTGTGGTTACAACCAGTATTGTTGGTAAAATAGGAACTCCTTTACGTTCTAGTTATGCTGCGAGTAAACATGCTTTACATGGTTTTTTTGATAGTTTACGAGCAGAACACTTTCAAGATCATATTGCAGTTACATTGGTTTGCCCAGGTTTTGTAAATACCAATGTTTCTAAAAATGCATTAACAGGAGATGGAACGCCACAACAAAAATTAGATGTTGCTACAGAAAACGGAATTCAGCCAGAACGTTTTGCAAAATTGATGGCAAGAGCGATGAAAAACAAAAAAGAAGAAGTTTATATTGCTGGGGCGAAAGAAAAATTAGGGGTGTATGCCAAACGTTTTTATCCTAAATTAGTATCTATCTTAATCCGAAAATTGAGCGTTACTTAG
- a CDS encoding LysR family transcriptional regulator translates to MNFTLHQLKVFTTIVENKSITKAASELNMTQPAASIQLKNFQDQFDIPLSEIIGRQFYVTDFGKEIHQIAEEILNKTKTIQYKTEAFKGLLSGKLKISVVSTGNYVMPYFLNGFLKKHPKVELVLDVSNKTTVIKDLEKNLVDFSLVTVSPHHLDLEELPIMDNHLVLVASKENTIISQKNKDTSIFNKIPLIFREEGSGTRHTMQLFFKQEKIAPKIMVELTSNEAIKQAVIANIGVSIVSLLSIKNELLQNDLKIIPAKGLPLKSVWKLIYLKKKTLSPVAAAFLEYVALEKENVYHNYFSWIDDIEK, encoded by the coding sequence ATGAATTTTACTTTACACCAACTAAAAGTTTTTACCACTATTGTAGAGAACAAAAGTATTACAAAAGCTGCAAGTGAACTCAATATGACGCAGCCTGCGGCATCTATTCAATTAAAAAATTTTCAAGATCAGTTTGATATTCCTTTGTCTGAAATTATAGGAAGACAATTTTATGTCACAGATTTTGGGAAAGAAATTCATCAGATTGCAGAAGAAATTTTAAATAAAACAAAAACCATACAATATAAAACGGAAGCTTTTAAAGGTTTACTCTCGGGTAAGCTAAAAATTTCTGTGGTGTCTACTGGTAATTATGTAATGCCTTATTTTTTAAACGGATTCTTAAAAAAACATCCTAAAGTTGAATTGGTTTTAGATGTTTCTAACAAAACAACGGTTATTAAAGATTTAGAAAAAAATCTTGTAGATTTTTCTTTAGTTACCGTAAGTCCTCATCATTTAGATTTGGAGGAATTACCTATTATGGATAATCATTTGGTATTAGTGGCATCCAAAGAAAATACAATCATTTCTCAAAAAAATAAGGATACTTCTATTTTTAATAAAATACCTTTAATTTTTAGAGAAGAAGGCTCTGGTACAAGACATACGATGCAACTGTTTTTTAAACAAGAAAAAATTGCACCTAAAATTATGGTAGAGTTAACTTCTAACGAAGCGATTAAGCAAGCTGTTATTGCAAATATAGGTGTTTCTATTGTCTCTTTATTGAGTATAAAAAACGAACTATTACAAAACGACCTTAAAATTATACCCGCAAAAGGACTGCCACTAAAATCTGTGTGGAAACTAATTTATCTCAAAAAGAAAACGCTATCTCCAGTTGCTGCGGCCTTTTTAGAATATGTAGCGCTAGAAAAAGAAAATGTTTATCACAACTATTTTAGTTGGATCGATGACATAGAAAAGTAA
- the can gene encoding carbonate dehydratase: MKDNYYRQLLENNKEWVKKKIDDDPHYFEELSKGQTPPVLWIGCADSRVPANQITGTLPGEIFVHRNIANMVVHTDMNMLSVLDYAVNTLKVHHIIVCGHYGCGGVEAAMHNKSLGLINKWIRNIKEVYQENITELKKLDSDEKRFDRLVELNVIAQVYDLAKTSIVQQSWIDETGLEIHGWVYGLNDGIIKDLKVTMHSTSHLDDIFTLNLKKTQE, translated from the coding sequence ATGAAAGACAACTATTATCGTCAGTTATTAGAGAACAATAAAGAATGGGTTAAGAAAAAGATTGATGATGACCCTCATTATTTCGAAGAACTTTCAAAAGGTCAGACTCCTCCTGTTTTATGGATTGGTTGCGCAGACAGCAGAGTACCCGCAAATCAAATAACAGGAACTCTTCCTGGGGAAATATTTGTACATCGAAACATTGCCAATATGGTAGTGCATACAGACATGAATATGTTAAGTGTTTTAGATTATGCTGTTAATACGTTAAAAGTGCACCATATTATTGTCTGTGGACATTATGGATGTGGCGGTGTAGAAGCTGCCATGCATAACAAATCTTTAGGACTCATAAACAAATGGATTCGAAATATTAAAGAGGTATATCAAGAAAATATTACCGAATTAAAAAAATTAGACAGTGATGAAAAGCGTTTTGATCGCTTGGTAGAACTAAACGTAATAGCTCAAGTGTATGATTTAGCAAAAACATCCATTGTACAACAATCCTGGATCGATGAAACAGGTTTAGAAATTCATGGTTGGGTATATGGATTAAATGATGGTATCATTAAAGATTTAAAAGTAACCATGCATAGCACATCTCATCTAGATGATATTTTTACACTAAATTTAAAAAAAACACAGGAATAG